A single Rhinolophus ferrumequinum isolate MPI-CBG mRhiFer1 chromosome 12, mRhiFer1_v1.p, whole genome shotgun sequence DNA region contains:
- the GCNT1 gene encoding beta-1,3-galactosyl-O-glycosyl-glycoprotein beta-1,6-N-acetylglucosaminyltransferase translates to MLRKLLRRRLFSYPTKYYFLLLVFSLVTFSVLRIYQKPEFVSVEHLELVGENPSSNINCTKVLQGDINEIEKAKLEILTVKFGRRPRWTNFDYINMTSDCTSFIKKRKYIVEPLSKEEEKFPIAYSIVVHHKIEMLDRLLRAIYMPQNFYCIHVDKKSEDSFLAAVIGIASCFSNVFVASRLETVVYASWSRVQADLNCMQDLYRMSADWKYLINLCGMDFPIKTNLEIVRTLKSLNGENNLETEKMPSNKKERWKKHYTIVNGKLTNTGTDKLQPPLETPLFSGSAYFVVSRNYVEYVLENEKIQKFMEWAKDTYSPDEYLWATIQRIPEVPGSLSLSHKYDMSDMHAIARFVKWQYFEGDVSKGAPYPPCSGVHVRSVCVFGAGDLNWMLRKHHLFANKFDTDIDLFAIQCLDEHLRHKALETLKH, encoded by the coding sequence ATGCTGAGGAAGTTGCTACGAAGGAGACTTTTTTCTTATCCCACTAAATATTACTTCTTGCTTCTCGTTTTTTCCCTAGTTACTTTCTCTGTTTTAAGAATTTATCAAAAGCCTGAATTTGTCAGTGTTGAACATTTGGAGCTGGTCGGAGAGAATCCTAGTAGTAATATTAACTGCACCAAAGTTTTACAGGGTGATATAAATGAAATCGAAAAGGCAAAACTTGAGATTCTAACAGTGAAATTTGGAAGGCGACCTCGGTGGACAAACTTTGACTATATAAACATGACTAGTGATTGTACTTCTTTCATCAAGAAGCGCAAGTATATTGTAGAACCCCTTagtaaagaagaggaaaagtttCCAATAGCATATTCCATAGTGGTTCATCACAAAATTGAAATGCTTGACAGGCTCTTGAGGGCCATCTACATGCCTCAGAATTTCTATTGCATTCATGTGGACAAAAAATCAGAGGATTCCTTTTTGGCTGCGGTGATTGGCATTGCATCCTGTTTCAGTAACGTCTTTGTGGCCAGTCGGCTGGAGACTGTCGTGTATGCATCGTGGAGTCGGGTTCAGGCGGATCTCAACTGTATGCAGGACCTCTACCGAATGAGTGCAGACTGGAAGTACTTGATAAATCTTTGTGGTATGGATTTTCCTATTAAAACCAACCTGGAAATTGTCAGGACGCTCAAGTCGTTAAACGGAGAAAACAACCTAGAAACTGAGAAAATGCCatccaataaaaaagaaaggtggAAAAAGCATTATACCATTGTTAATGGAAAACTGACAAACACAGGGACAGACAAATTACAGCCTCCTCTTGAAACACCTCTGTTTTCAGGCAGTGCCTATTTTGTGGTCAGTAGGAATTATGTGGAGTATGTGCTAGAGAatgaaaaaatccaaaagtttatGGAGTGGGCAAAAGACACATACAGCCCAGATGAGTATCTCTGGGCCACTATTCAGAGGATCCCTGAAGTCCCAGGCTCACTGTCCCTAAGCCATAAGTATGACATGTCCGACATGCATGCAATTGCTAGGTTTGTCAAGTggcagtactttgaaggtgatgtTTCCAAGGGCGCCCCCTACCCGCCCTGCAGTGGTGTCCACGTACGCTCCGTGTGTGTTTTTGGAGCAGGTGACTTGAACTGGATGTTGCGCAAGCACCACTTGTTTGCTAATAAGTTTGACACAGATATCGACCTCTTTGCCATCCAGTGTTTGGATGAGCATTTGAGGCATAAAGCCCTGGAGACGTTAAAACACTGA